In Eleutherodactylus coqui strain aEleCoq1 chromosome 4, aEleCoq1.hap1, whole genome shotgun sequence, the following are encoded in one genomic region:
- the RPS24 gene encoding small ribosomal subunit protein eS24 isoform X1, which translates to MNDSVTIRTRKFMTNRLLQRKQMVIDVLHPGKATVPKTEIREKLAKMYKTTPDVIFVFGFRTHFGGGKTTGFGMIYDSLDYAKKNEPKHRLARHGLYEKKKTSRKQRKERKNRMKKVRGTAKASVGASKKKD; encoded by the exons ATG AACGACAGCGTCACCATCCGGACCCGGAAGTTCATGACCAACAGGCTGCTTCAGAGGAAGCAAATG GTCATAGATGTCCTCCATCCTGGAAAAGCTACTGTCCCAAAAACTGAAATCAGGGAGAAGCTGGCAAAAATGTACAAGACAACCCCAGATGTCATCTTTGTCTTCGGTTTCAGGACTCACTTTGGTGGTGGAAAAACTACCGGCTTTGGCATGATCTATGACTCGCTAGACTATGCAAAGAAGAACGAACCCAAACACAGACTGGCCCGA CACGGTCTGTATGAGAAGAAAAAGACTTCCAGAAAACAGCGTAAAGAAAGGAAGAACAGAATGAAAAAAGTCAGGGGTACAGCTAAAGCCAGTGTGGGTGCTAGCAAAAAG AAGGACTAA
- the RPS24 gene encoding small ribosomal subunit protein eS24 isoform X3, with the protein MNDSVTIRTRKFMTNRLLQRKQMVIDVLHPGKATVPKTEIREKLAKMYKTTPDVIFVFGFRTHFGGGKTTGFGMIYDSLDYAKKNEPKHRLARHGLYEKKKTSRKQRKERKNRMKKVRGTAKASVGASKK; encoded by the exons ATG AACGACAGCGTCACCATCCGGACCCGGAAGTTCATGACCAACAGGCTGCTTCAGAGGAAGCAAATG GTCATAGATGTCCTCCATCCTGGAAAAGCTACTGTCCCAAAAACTGAAATCAGGGAGAAGCTGGCAAAAATGTACAAGACAACCCCAGATGTCATCTTTGTCTTCGGTTTCAGGACTCACTTTGGTGGTGGAAAAACTACCGGCTTTGGCATGATCTATGACTCGCTAGACTATGCAAAGAAGAACGAACCCAAACACAGACTGGCCCGA CACGGTCTGTATGAGAAGAAAAAGACTTCCAGAAAACAGCGTAAAGAAAGGAAGAACAGAATGAAAAAAGTCAGGGGTACAGCTAAAGCCAGTGTGGGTGCTAGCAAAAAG TGA
- the RPS24 gene encoding small ribosomal subunit protein eS24 isoform X2 — MNDSVTIRTRKFMTNRLLQRKQMVIDVLHPGKATVPKTEIREKLAKMYKTTPDVIFVFGFRTHFGGGKTTGFGMIYDSLDYAKKNEPKHRLARHGLYEKKKTSRKQRKERKNRMKKVRGTAKASVGASKKK, encoded by the exons ATG AACGACAGCGTCACCATCCGGACCCGGAAGTTCATGACCAACAGGCTGCTTCAGAGGAAGCAAATG GTCATAGATGTCCTCCATCCTGGAAAAGCTACTGTCCCAAAAACTGAAATCAGGGAGAAGCTGGCAAAAATGTACAAGACAACCCCAGATGTCATCTTTGTCTTCGGTTTCAGGACTCACTTTGGTGGTGGAAAAACTACCGGCTTTGGCATGATCTATGACTCGCTAGACTATGCAAAGAAGAACGAACCCAAACACAGACTGGCCCGA CACGGTCTGTATGAGAAGAAAAAGACTTCCAGAAAACAGCGTAAAGAAAGGAAGAACAGAATGAAAAAAGTCAGGGGTACAGCTAAAGCCAGTGTGGGTGCTAGCAAAAAG AAATAA